Genomic DNA from Amycolatopsis alba DSM 44262:
GTGTCGAGTGGAGGTTCACCCTTGAATCAGCCCATCGCCAAGATCGACAGTCTCCATGAGCAAGCCTGCTTCGAGTTCTACGAGGGCAAACGAAACGATTTGATCAACCTGCTACCCGGCGACGATGGTTTTGTTCATTCGCATTTCGCGGTGACCGATTTCGACCACCGAGTACTAGACGCGCCCGACGACCGGCGGGAAGAAGAGATTCTTCGCGAACTGCACAGGATCGAAAACTTGCAGGTTGAAGCACTACTTGACTTCCTGGGCCCCGTCGATGCCGACCAGCACGTCATGGACTCCGGTTGCGGACGAGGCGGCACGTCTTTTATCGTATACGACAGACATCACTGTTTCGTTCGTGGTGTCGACTTCTCACCGTACCGCCTCGAATTCGCAGGGAAGATCGCCAGCCAGCGCAAGGTCGAGGATCGGGTCACGTTCCACCAGAGCAATATGACTGGCACCCCGTTCGCGGACGACACCTTCGATGTGGTGATCAACAACGAATCACAGGAGCACCTGGAAAGTATGGACGCGCTGTGCCGCGAAAATTCACGGGTGCTGAAGCCTGGCGGCCGGTTCGCTGTCGCGACGTGGGTCGCCGACAGCTGGAAAACGCAACAGTCGGAAGAAGTCACAGCGATCGACTCCCACTATCGAACCCGAATTCACACTCGAGCGACCTACTTGCGGGCCATGGTCAACCACTCCCTGATCCCGATCCGACTGGATGATCTCACCGAAGCAGCGATACCTTACTGGCAGTTGCGCTCCGAGTCATCCCATCGCAGTGGCGTGGAACCTTACTTCCTGTCCGCCCTCGGGAAGCGAATCATGAACTATCTATTCGTCATCGCCGAGTACCAAC
This window encodes:
- a CDS encoding class I SAM-dependent methyltransferase, producing the protein MNQPIAKIDSLHEQACFEFYEGKRNDLINLLPGDDGFVHSHFAVTDFDHRVLDAPDDRREEEILRELHRIENLQVEALLDFLGPVDADQHVMDSGCGRGGTSFIVYDRHHCFVRGVDFSPYRLEFAGKIASQRKVEDRVTFHQSNMTGTPFADDTFDVVINNESQEHLESMDALCRENSRVLKPGGRFAVATWVADSWKTQQSEEVTAIDSHYRTRIHTRATYLRAMVNHSLIPIRLDDLTEAAIPYWQLRSESSHRSGVEPYFLSALGKRIMNYLFVIAEYQPGA